One window of the Synechococcus sp. CC9311 genome contains the following:
- a CDS encoding sensor histidine kinase KdpD: protein MFRDLIGSPSSHWSLGRRLLWITLAVVLGQSLISLAINHSLRQHLIDDVLRGTMQRQGLLILDEITEELNQLTPAQKKVCCSISDYESFLRNLNLSNGKVALIVGDTGMATSRSSRTLFDEKKLRQFAERAMQADDGFTVIDTSSNESVAVQEVKLPGGPETGNFVYIRPVYGMPLLKSQRMMKLGSELILILLTGAVLILSAQRPLRAIKQDLSTIELSNLKGATIPTDKAPLELLPIIKEFNEMVERLRLSSSNQKQFASTISHEFRTPLTVISGFIQSVLNRGEDQLEDQQKKALGIADKEVLRLNRMLSDLLDLSRADNQQLSIRREIFELIPSLEQVLKLANAAYDNPITDNLRELPYLEVVGDPDRLVQCIGNLIGNAVKYSGKGSPIDLQVSSDDSKVTVSVSDRGQGIPTDQLDNIFERFTRAKGVVLPSGESSTGLGLSIVKMLMEAMGGTVSVCSTVGEGSIFSLQLPLLGQS from the coding sequence ATGTTCAGAGATTTGATCGGTTCACCAAGTTCTCACTGGTCATTAGGCCGCCGCCTTCTTTGGATCACACTGGCAGTGGTGCTAGGTCAGTCCTTGATCAGCCTTGCGATTAATCACAGCCTGCGCCAGCACCTAATCGATGATGTTCTGCGAGGCACGATGCAACGGCAGGGCCTCTTGATTCTGGATGAGATCACTGAGGAACTTAATCAACTCACACCTGCGCAGAAAAAAGTGTGCTGCTCCATCAGCGACTATGAAAGCTTTCTTAGAAACCTAAATCTCAGCAACGGCAAGGTGGCATTGATCGTTGGTGACACTGGCATGGCAACCAGCCGCTCAAGTCGCACATTATTTGATGAAAAAAAGCTCAGACAATTTGCTGAGCGGGCTATGCAAGCTGATGATGGATTCACTGTGATCGACACCAGCTCGAATGAATCTGTAGCCGTACAGGAGGTGAAACTACCTGGAGGGCCAGAAACCGGCAATTTCGTTTACATCCGACCTGTGTACGGAATGCCACTATTGAAATCCCAGCGCATGATGAAGCTGGGATCTGAACTGATCTTGATCCTATTAACAGGTGCGGTGCTGATCCTGAGTGCCCAGCGCCCGCTACGCGCAATCAAACAAGACCTCTCAACGATAGAACTGAGTAACCTCAAAGGCGCAACGATTCCGACAGATAAAGCTCCACTAGAGCTGCTCCCGATCATTAAGGAGTTCAACGAGATGGTGGAACGTCTACGCCTCTCCTCCTCAAATCAGAAACAGTTCGCTTCAACGATTAGCCATGAATTCCGCACCCCGCTGACGGTGATCTCCGGCTTCATCCAATCGGTGCTGAATCGTGGAGAAGACCAGCTTGAAGATCAACAAAAAAAAGCTTTGGGGATTGCTGATAAGGAGGTTCTACGGTTGAACCGCATGCTGAGCGACCTTCTCGACCTAAGCCGAGCGGATAACCAGCAGCTCTCGATCCGTCGCGAAATCTTTGAGCTGATCCCCAGTTTGGAGCAAGTTCTTAAATTGGCTAACGCCGCCTACGACAATCCAATCACCGACAACCTCAGAGAACTTCCGTATCTGGAGGTGGTCGGTGATCCAGACAGACTTGTGCAGTGCATCGGCAACCTGATTGGTAACGCCGTGAAATATTCGGGGAAGGGATCACCGATTGATCTACAGGTTAGTTCGGATGATTCCAAGGTCACGGTCAGTGTGAGCGATCGTGGCCAGGGGATACCCACAGATCAACTCGACAACATTTTTGAACGCTTCACCCGCGCCAAGGGTGTTGTCTTGCCTAGCGGCGAAAGCAGCACGGGACTTGGGCTTTCAATCGTGAAGATGCTGATGGAAGCGATGGGAGGCACGGTTAGTGTTTGCTCAACAGTCGGCGAAGGCAGCATCTTTAGCCTGCAATTGCCGTTATTGGGTCAGTCCTGA
- the ubiE gene encoding bifunctional demethylmenaquinone methyltransferase/2-methoxy-6-polyprenyl-1,4-benzoquinol methylase UbiE: MKPRDPAAVEALFNAVAPRYDRLNDLLSLGLHRQWKRQLLSWLSPQPDERWLDLCCGTGDLALALARKLRPDGSVLGLDAAEAPLTLAAERAGREPWLRVQWMQADALETGLPDQDFDGVVMAYGLRNLADPFLGFQEMARVLKPGGRAAVLDFNRLPEGSAAAAFQRIYLRRVVVPIAAGMGLADQYAYLETSVNQFLTGAEQESQAVAAGFTSAQHRRLVGGQMGVLLLIR, encoded by the coding sequence GTGAAACCTCGTGATCCTGCTGCGGTGGAGGCGTTGTTCAACGCAGTAGCTCCTCGTTATGACCGGCTGAATGACCTGCTGAGTTTGGGGCTGCACAGACAGTGGAAACGTCAACTTCTGTCTTGGCTGAGTCCGCAACCTGATGAGCGTTGGTTGGATCTGTGTTGTGGAACAGGTGATCTCGCTCTTGCCCTGGCAAGAAAGTTGAGACCGGACGGTTCGGTTTTGGGGCTTGATGCCGCAGAGGCACCCCTGACCTTGGCTGCTGAACGAGCAGGCCGCGAGCCTTGGCTCCGGGTGCAATGGATGCAAGCGGATGCCCTTGAAACCGGGTTGCCGGATCAAGACTTCGATGGGGTTGTGATGGCCTATGGCTTACGCAACCTGGCAGACCCGTTCTTGGGTTTTCAGGAGATGGCAAGGGTGCTGAAGCCCGGCGGGCGCGCGGCGGTTTTGGATTTCAACCGGTTGCCAGAAGGCAGTGCAGCGGCAGCTTTTCAGCGGATCTACCTGCGTCGGGTCGTGGTTCCTATCGCCGCTGGCATGGGGCTTGCCGACCAGTACGCCTATCTGGAAACGAGCGTGAATCAGTTCCTAACCGGAGCGGAGCAGGAGAGTCAGGCAGTTGCTGCTGGGTTTACATCGGCACAGCATCGACGTTTGGTCGGCGGACAGATGGGTGTGCTGCTTTTAATTCGTTAA
- a CDS encoding DUF3104 domain-containing protein, with amino-acid sequence MLPNYSLKGGATRAQKAHNFFQIADVDSGVIRWVNADLVTPILPKAPEQ; translated from the coding sequence ATGCTTCCAAACTACTCTTTAAAAGGCGGTGCAACCCGCGCCCAGAAAGCCCACAACTTCTTCCAGATCGCTGATGTGGATTCAGGCGTGATCCGCTGGGTCAACGCTGATCTGGTGACGCCCATCCTGCCGAAAGCTCCGGAGCAATAA
- a CDS encoding transglycosylase domain-containing protein, translating into MNRTRRHWILIAGVAVAIGSAAALGQATITRAIDSTLPDARGINFFNRPGTITLLSTNGKVIQKLGPATREKIKPGQMPQLVMQSFIAAEDRRFFDHDGVDIWGIGRAVVTNLKQGSVREGASTITQQLARTVFLSQDRTVTRKLKEAALAYKLERQLSKEQILEQYLNFVYLGSSAYGVSDAAWVYFSKQPEELTLPEAALIAGMPPAPSLYSPLVNPEIALQRRSIVLSRMEQEGFITSGEAEEARNSPLALKPAIPKYYNSTAPYFTTWVAQQLPTLLTPEQLEVGGLKIRTSLNLDWQRKAQKVVREIAPNGTEGVIVSIAPGTGLVRVMVGGKNFYSSQFNRATQALRSPGSTFKLFPYSAAINAGVKPEDIFLDKPRCWNGYCPKNFGKKYFGNISLADALKNSLNTVAVQLQDKVGFDPIIAMANNLGIGNQRPLGRYYPMAIGAYEQTVLDMTAAYSAVTNRGVYVKPTAFEEILGPGGEVLWNRRVDGDRGKRAMDSDVADTMNWMLQRVVSGGTGIAAKLDDRPVAGKTGTSEGGRDIWFIGSIPQLTTAVWFGHDNNAETKSNSGESAWAWKQFMNQIKSEFPAQKFPAKPKTVRPVLPRPGKKKASNPNKPNPGDGPLPDRDLFGDTDDPANNNSAAPTPRYVSPSGGPPVDEFFRPLPVQ; encoded by the coding sequence GTGAATCGCACCCGTCGTCACTGGATCCTGATCGCAGGCGTCGCCGTTGCGATTGGTAGTGCTGCTGCGCTAGGGCAGGCCACAATCACGCGAGCAATTGATTCCACATTGCCGGATGCAAGAGGGATCAATTTTTTCAATCGGCCTGGAACGATCACGCTCCTTTCGACCAACGGCAAGGTGATCCAAAAACTCGGGCCAGCGACCCGGGAGAAAATCAAACCAGGGCAAATGCCCCAGCTCGTGATGCAATCCTTCATCGCAGCTGAAGACCGCCGCTTCTTTGATCACGACGGTGTTGATATCTGGGGAATCGGACGGGCTGTCGTCACAAATTTGAAGCAGGGCTCTGTTCGCGAAGGTGCGAGCACGATCACCCAACAACTCGCCCGTACGGTGTTCTTGAGCCAGGACCGGACAGTCACGCGCAAACTCAAAGAAGCGGCGCTGGCCTACAAGCTCGAGCGGCAATTGAGCAAGGAGCAGATCCTCGAGCAATATCTAAATTTTGTGTATCTCGGATCCAGCGCCTATGGCGTCTCCGATGCGGCTTGGGTGTATTTCTCCAAGCAACCTGAGGAGCTAACCCTCCCAGAAGCAGCTCTCATCGCTGGGATGCCACCAGCTCCCTCGCTCTATTCCCCACTGGTCAACCCCGAGATTGCCCTGCAAAGGCGCAGCATCGTGCTCAGCAGGATGGAGCAGGAAGGGTTCATCACCTCGGGGGAAGCCGAAGAAGCTCGCAACAGCCCCCTGGCACTGAAACCTGCCATACCGAAGTACTACAACAGCACGGCTCCCTATTTCACAACGTGGGTGGCCCAACAGCTGCCTACCTTGCTCACCCCGGAACAACTGGAGGTGGGAGGCCTCAAGATTCGCACCAGCCTGAATCTCGACTGGCAACGCAAAGCCCAGAAGGTGGTGCGTGAAATCGCACCGAATGGCACAGAGGGCGTCATCGTTTCGATTGCGCCCGGCACCGGATTAGTGCGCGTGATGGTGGGAGGGAAAAACTTTTACTCCAGCCAGTTCAACCGCGCCACACAGGCACTGAGATCGCCAGGTTCCACCTTCAAACTGTTTCCCTATAGCGCAGCGATTAATGCGGGCGTTAAACCAGAAGATATTTTCTTAGACAAACCGCGCTGCTGGAACGGTTACTGCCCCAAAAACTTTGGTAAAAAATATTTTGGCAACATTTCTCTCGCCGATGCCTTAAAGAATTCGCTCAACACGGTTGCAGTGCAATTGCAAGACAAGGTGGGCTTTGACCCCATCATTGCGATGGCCAACAATCTCGGGATTGGCAACCAACGTCCTCTCGGCCGGTATTACCCGATGGCCATCGGTGCCTATGAACAAACCGTTCTGGATATGACAGCCGCCTATTCCGCTGTGACCAACCGCGGTGTGTACGTGAAACCAACCGCCTTTGAAGAGATCCTTGGTCCTGGTGGAGAGGTGCTTTGGAACCGCAGAGTGGATGGCGACCGCGGCAAGCGTGCCATGGATAGTGATGTTGCCGACACCATGAATTGGATGCTGCAGCGGGTGGTGAGCGGTGGCACTGGAATTGCAGCCAAGCTGGATGATCGCCCGGTGGCCGGAAAAACTGGAACATCAGAGGGAGGAAGAGATATCTGGTTCATCGGCTCTATTCCCCAACTCACCACTGCCGTTTGGTTTGGTCACGACAACAATGCCGAGACCAAAAGCAACAGTGGCGAATCCGCGTGGGCCTGGAAGCAATTCATGAATCAAATCAAGTCTGAATTCCCGGCACAGAAGTTTCCTGCCAAGCCCAAAACTGTACGACCGGTTCTTCCACGACCTGGGAAAAAGAAAGCGAGCAACCCCAACAAACCAAACCCTGGTGATGGCCCCCTTCCGGATCGTGATCTGTTTGGTGACACCGATGATCCAGCGAATAACAACTCAGCCGCACCCACACCGCGCTACGTGAGCCCATCTGGCGGTCCCCCGGTGGATGAATTCTTCAGGCCCTTACCGGTGCAGTGA
- a CDS encoding 16S rRNA (cytosine(967)-C(5))-methyltransferase, with protein sequence MSEPKVNGAKIGLPARRLALEVLEAVAAGAYADVALERALRQNPLSPADRGLATELAYGCIRWRQWLDGWLDRLGKVPAHKQPPRLRWLLHLGLYQVLRMQRIPASAAVDTTVELAKRQRLSKLSPVVNGVLRSALRAKEAGETLPVPDQSAERLALCHSLPVWFAESLLSWSGPDKAERVAVACNQVPPLDLRVNRLCSSPDLVAAELAAAGVPTKPIDACPDGLQVLAPAGDLRRWPGFEQGHWSVQDRSAQGVAPLLAPRPGDRILDACAAPGGKATHLAELMGDGGEIWAVDRSAGRLKRVAANAARLGCGSIHALAADATNLLEQQPEWRGFFQRILLDVPCSGLGTLSRHPDARWRVTPATVEELLPLQAQLLAAMLPLLAPGGRLVYATCTIHPAENLAQVNKLLQDHADFQLESEQQRWPDPEGGDGFYTAVITAPVRA encoded by the coding sequence GTGAGTGAGCCCAAAGTCAACGGCGCAAAAATTGGTTTACCGGCCCGTCGTTTGGCCTTGGAGGTGCTTGAGGCCGTTGCTGCGGGTGCCTATGCCGATGTGGCTCTAGAGCGGGCCCTTCGTCAAAATCCGCTGTCTCCAGCGGATCGTGGCTTGGCCACCGAGCTTGCCTATGGATGTATTCGCTGGCGTCAATGGCTCGATGGTTGGCTGGATCGTCTTGGCAAAGTTCCAGCTCATAAACAACCGCCCCGGTTGCGTTGGCTCTTGCATCTCGGCCTCTACCAAGTCCTGCGCATGCAGCGCATCCCTGCTTCAGCTGCGGTGGACACCACGGTGGAGCTTGCTAAGCGTCAGCGGCTCTCCAAGCTGTCGCCCGTGGTGAATGGGGTGCTTCGCTCGGCCCTTCGCGCCAAGGAGGCCGGCGAGACCCTGCCCGTGCCTGACCAATCCGCCGAACGTCTGGCGTTGTGTCATTCCCTGCCTGTTTGGTTTGCTGAAAGCTTGTTGAGCTGGTCTGGTCCTGACAAGGCCGAGCGTGTGGCTGTCGCCTGCAATCAAGTGCCCCCCTTGGATCTGCGGGTGAATCGCTTGTGCAGCTCGCCTGATTTAGTGGCGGCTGAATTGGCTGCGGCGGGGGTACCTACGAAACCGATCGATGCTTGCCCTGATGGGTTGCAGGTGCTTGCGCCTGCAGGAGATTTGCGACGTTGGCCTGGTTTTGAACAGGGGCATTGGAGCGTGCAGGATCGATCTGCCCAGGGGGTTGCTCCGCTGTTAGCGCCTCGGCCTGGAGATCGGATTCTTGATGCTTGCGCCGCTCCTGGCGGGAAGGCAACCCATCTGGCGGAGCTGATGGGGGATGGGGGTGAGATCTGGGCGGTGGATCGCTCAGCGGGTCGCTTAAAGCGAGTGGCTGCCAACGCGGCACGCTTGGGATGTGGTTCGATCCATGCGCTGGCAGCGGATGCGACCAACCTCCTTGAGCAACAGCCCGAATGGCGTGGTTTCTTTCAACGCATCCTGCTGGATGTTCCCTGCTCGGGACTTGGGACCTTGTCCAGACATCCAGATGCCCGTTGGCGCGTCACGCCTGCCACGGTGGAGGAGCTGTTGCCGTTGCAAGCGCAATTGCTGGCGGCGATGCTGCCGCTGCTCGCTCCTGGTGGGCGATTGGTGTACGCAACGTGCACGATTCACCCTGCCGAGAATCTGGCACAGGTCAACAAGCTGCTTCAGGATCATGCTGACTTTCAGCTGGAGTCCGAGCAGCAGCGCTGGCCAGATCCCGAGGGAGGTGATGGGTTTTACACCGCAGTGATCACTGCACCGGTAAGGGCCTGA
- the hisF gene encoding imidazole glycerol phosphate synthase subunit HisF produces MVALRLIPCLDVAKGRVVKGVNFVGLRDAGDPVELACRYSEAGADELVFLDIAASHEGRATLVDLVRRTAASVTIPFTVGGGIASVEGITELLRAGADKVSLNSSAVRRPELVSEGAERFGCQCIVVAIDARRRPGGGWDVYVKGGRENTGLDAVDWARRVAALGAGEILLTSMDGDGTQAGYDLALTRAVAQAVAVPVIASGGAGCMDHIAAALDSGPEGGQASAALLASLLHDGVLSVEQIKLDLQGRGLLIRPLEPESES; encoded by the coding sequence ATGGTCGCTCTTCGTTTGATTCCCTGCCTCGACGTGGCCAAGGGCCGGGTGGTGAAAGGTGTCAATTTTGTGGGCCTGCGTGATGCAGGCGATCCCGTGGAATTGGCCTGTCGTTACAGCGAGGCCGGAGCCGATGAATTGGTGTTTCTTGATATTGCGGCCAGTCATGAGGGACGCGCCACGTTGGTTGACCTCGTGCGTCGTACGGCTGCGAGTGTGACGATCCCGTTCACGGTGGGAGGCGGAATCGCGTCAGTGGAGGGCATCACTGAACTTCTACGTGCTGGTGCCGACAAGGTGAGTCTCAATTCCTCGGCGGTGCGTCGCCCTGAGCTGGTCTCTGAAGGGGCTGAGCGGTTTGGATGTCAGTGCATTGTTGTGGCGATTGATGCGCGGCGTCGGCCTGGTGGTGGCTGGGATGTCTATGTGAAAGGAGGCCGTGAAAACACAGGATTGGATGCGGTGGACTGGGCGCGTCGGGTTGCGGCCCTTGGCGCGGGAGAGATTTTGCTCACGTCGATGGATGGCGATGGAACCCAAGCGGGGTACGACCTGGCGCTCACGAGAGCGGTGGCGCAGGCTGTAGCGGTTCCAGTGATTGCCTCGGGTGGGGCCGGGTGCATGGATCACATCGCTGCAGCCCTCGATTCCGGGCCGGAGGGTGGCCAGGCCTCGGCCGCTTTGCTGGCTTCACTCCTCCATGACGGAGTGCTCAGCGTTGAGCAAATCAAGCTGGATTTGCAAGGACGCGGTTTGCTGATCAGGCCCTTAGAGCCTGAGAGCGAGTCTTAA
- the chlG gene encoding chlorophyll synthase ChlG yields MSDARQLLGMKGASGTSNIWKLRLQLMKPVTWIPLIWGVVCGAAASGNYEWRLEHVAAALVCMVMSGPLLAGYTQTINDYYDREIDAINEPYRPIPSGQISLGQVKVQIWGLLIAGLAVSWGLDVWAGHSTPVLFLLALGGSFVSFIYSAPPLKLKQNGWLGNYALGASYIALPWWAGQALFGQLTWATALLTLAYSLAGLGIAVVNDFKSVEGDRALGLQSLPVAFGIGPASWISAGMIDLFQLLMVAVLIAIGQHFAAVLLVLLIVPQITFQDIWLLRDPVEFDVKYQASAQPFLVLGMLVTALAIGHSPLTQAM; encoded by the coding sequence GTGAGTGACGCCCGTCAGCTGCTCGGAATGAAAGGTGCCAGTGGCACCTCCAACATTTGGAAGCTGCGCTTGCAGCTGATGAAGCCAGTCACCTGGATTCCCTTGATCTGGGGGGTTGTTTGTGGTGCCGCTGCCAGCGGCAATTACGAATGGCGTCTTGAGCACGTGGCCGCAGCGCTGGTTTGCATGGTGATGAGTGGCCCTCTTCTCGCCGGCTACACCCAAACCATTAACGACTATTACGACCGTGAGATCGATGCGATCAATGAGCCGTACCGGCCGATCCCTTCGGGGCAGATCAGTCTCGGCCAAGTCAAAGTTCAGATCTGGGGCCTGCTGATCGCTGGTTTAGCGGTGTCTTGGGGTTTGGACGTGTGGGCTGGGCACAGCACTCCCGTGTTGTTTCTGCTCGCCCTTGGCGGCTCTTTTGTGAGCTTCATCTATTCAGCTCCTCCCCTCAAGCTGAAACAGAACGGCTGGTTGGGCAATTACGCTCTCGGGGCTAGTTACATCGCCCTGCCCTGGTGGGCGGGTCAGGCCCTCTTCGGCCAACTCACCTGGGCGACGGCGCTGCTCACGCTTGCCTACAGCCTCGCTGGCTTGGGGATTGCGGTAGTAAACGACTTCAAAAGTGTGGAAGGTGATCGCGCTCTAGGCCTTCAGTCACTCCCTGTTGCATTTGGGATTGGGCCCGCAAGCTGGATCAGCGCTGGGATGATCGACCTCTTCCAACTCCTGATGGTTGCGGTTCTGATCGCAATCGGGCAGCATTTTGCAGCGGTTCTGCTGGTGTTGTTGATCGTGCCTCAGATCACTTTTCAAGACATCTGGCTGCTTCGCGATCCAGTTGAATTTGACGTGAAATATCAAGCCAGTGCCCAGCCCTTTCTTGTGCTGGGAATGCTGGTAACAGCTTTGGCGATTGGCCACAGTCCCCTGACGCAGGCAATGTGA
- a CDS encoding MGMT family protein, whose translation MHTTTERSFDERVWHAVSLIPHGHLATYGQVADWIGAWGCARQVGWALRRLSLPSEVPWQRVVNAKGRISMNLSREGSDWMQRQLLIAEGIPVDGEGRLPLKRFLWKPDLEALTLEINQFAIARE comes from the coding sequence ATGCACACCACCACTGAAAGGAGTTTCGATGAGCGGGTTTGGCATGCCGTCAGCTTGATTCCTCATGGTCATTTGGCCACCTATGGCCAGGTGGCTGACTGGATCGGGGCTTGGGGCTGTGCGCGTCAGGTGGGGTGGGCTCTGCGCCGGCTGAGCTTGCCTTCTGAAGTGCCATGGCAGCGCGTTGTGAATGCCAAAGGACGGATTTCGATGAATCTCAGTCGCGAGGGGTCCGATTGGATGCAGCGGCAGCTTTTGATCGCAGAGGGAATCCCTGTGGATGGAGAAGGTCGGCTCCCTTTGAAGCGATTTCTCTGGAAGCCGGACCTCGAGGCGCTAACTCTAGAGATCAACCAATTCGCCATTGCACGTGAGTGA
- the trmH gene encoding tRNA (guanosine(18)-2'-O)-methyltransferase TrmH, whose amino-acid sequence MPILPRRFERLRAVLNQRMANLTVLVEHVDKPHNLSAILRSCDAVGVLEAHAVSLSGRSRTYNSTAQGSQRWVPLHSHPNIEEAVKTLKDRGFHLYGTNLSVDALDYRDCDFTGPTAFVLGAEKWGLSENATKLMDTDVFIPMRGMVQSLNVSVATATLLFEALRQREAAGLAPSDGEGIPTENYDNVLFEWAYPDVAMWCREQERPYPTLNEVGEIREELPRTARLKY is encoded by the coding sequence ATGCCCATCCTTCCCCGTCGTTTCGAGCGGTTGCGTGCGGTATTGAACCAACGCATGGCCAACCTCACCGTTCTGGTCGAGCACGTGGACAAACCCCACAACCTCTCAGCCATCCTGCGCAGCTGCGATGCGGTTGGCGTCCTTGAAGCTCATGCCGTGAGCCTCAGTGGCCGCTCACGTACCTACAACAGCACAGCCCAAGGCAGTCAACGCTGGGTGCCCTTGCACAGCCACCCCAACATCGAGGAAGCCGTTAAAACACTGAAAGACAGAGGTTTTCACCTGTATGGCACCAATCTGAGCGTGGATGCACTCGATTACCGCGACTGTGACTTCACAGGTCCCACCGCCTTTGTTTTAGGAGCAGAAAAATGGGGACTCAGCGAAAACGCCACCAAGCTGATGGACACAGACGTATTCATACCGATGCGCGGCATGGTGCAGTCACTCAACGTGTCAGTGGCCACCGCCACCCTTTTGTTTGAGGCACTGCGTCAACGAGAAGCAGCTGGACTTGCCCCCTCCGATGGAGAGGGAATCCCAACAGAGAACTACGACAATGTGTTGTTCGAGTGGGCCTATCCGGACGTGGCGATGTGGTGCCGAGAACAAGAACGCCCTTATCCAACACTCAATGAAGTGGGTGAGATTCGAGAAGAACTACCACGAACCGCAAGATTGAAGTATTAA
- a CDS encoding DUF2862 domain-containing protein, protein MSKQTSVTIDIGSKVRVTRVRDRIPAALVELLKKDSTGTVVDFRTVDGKGIGVIVQLSDGSTSWFFEDEIAPG, encoded by the coding sequence ATGTCAAAGCAGACGTCAGTCACGATCGACATCGGCTCAAAGGTCCGGGTCACCCGAGTCCGCGATCGCATTCCAGCTGCACTTGTGGAATTACTCAAAAAAGACTCCACTGGCACCGTGGTTGATTTCCGCACTGTCGACGGAAAAGGAATTGGCGTGATCGTTCAGCTCAGTGATGGCTCAACCAGCTGGTTCTTCGAAGACGAAATCGCTCCAGGCTGA
- a CDS encoding glycine zipper 2TM domain-containing protein, which produces MKRAGFAVALMLLSAAPSLARPINVYDDQSVYVNQRYGGSARDPWIGANRRDVYVNNQDTNSCIEGSVIGGLLGAGIGAALSRGNGRWVGVPVGGAAGALLGCQVDGG; this is translated from the coding sequence ATGAAACGCGCCGGGTTTGCTGTTGCTTTGATGCTGCTGTCGGCTGCACCTTCTTTGGCTAGGCCAATCAATGTCTATGACGATCAATCTGTCTATGTGAATCAGCGTTATGGCGGTTCAGCTCGCGATCCTTGGATCGGTGCAAATCGTCGCGATGTCTATGTGAACAATCAAGACACCAATAGTTGCATTGAAGGCAGCGTGATCGGAGGTTTGTTGGGTGCTGGCATTGGCGCTGCATTGTCACGGGGCAACGGCCGCTGGGTGGGTGTTCCTGTTGGTGGTGCCGCTGGCGCTCTACTGGGTTGCCAGGTGGATGGGGGCTGA
- a CDS encoding response regulator transcription factor, with protein sequence MLLADDEVNIVTLLEMELQAEGFTVVTATDGISALKKLREPDTPVDLALLDWNMAGITGLDICRRLRETDVSLPVIIMTSRDEIDDRIAALETGADDFISKPFNVREVLARVKALIRRATFCKSTFSNEFSSDLLEIGKLALNRAERTCTINGTALILTVREFDLLDCFMRHPRQALSRGQLIQHVWGDDYFGDENVVDVFVRYLRKKLEAGGSERVIQTVRGVGFALRMNDQ encoded by the coding sequence GTGCTTCTGGCCGACGATGAGGTCAATATCGTGACATTGCTTGAGATGGAGCTCCAGGCTGAAGGTTTCACTGTGGTGACTGCCACTGATGGAATCTCTGCCCTGAAGAAACTACGCGAACCCGACACTCCTGTTGATTTGGCCCTCCTCGACTGGAACATGGCTGGAATAACCGGGCTGGACATCTGCCGTCGTCTGCGGGAAACCGACGTTTCATTACCTGTGATCATCATGACCTCCAGAGATGAAATAGATGATCGTATTGCCGCGCTGGAGACTGGCGCCGATGACTTCATCTCCAAGCCTTTTAACGTACGCGAGGTTTTGGCCAGGGTAAAAGCTCTGATTCGCCGAGCCACTTTTTGCAAGAGCACATTCTCTAATGAATTCAGTTCCGATTTGCTTGAAATAGGCAAATTAGCTTTGAATAGGGCCGAACGCACATGCACCATTAATGGCACTGCACTGATACTCACAGTACGAGAGTTCGATCTTCTCGATTGCTTCATGCGCCACCCTCGGCAGGCGCTCTCTAGAGGGCAGTTGATTCAGCATGTCTGGGGTGACGACTACTTCGGAGACGAAAATGTAGTGGATGTATTTGTGCGATATCTGCGCAAGAAGCTTGAGGCAGGCGGCTCGGAACGGGTGATACAAACTGTGAGAGGAGTGGGCTTCGCACTTCGCATGAACGACCAATAA